Proteins from a genomic interval of Desulfurispira natronophila:
- a CDS encoding cation-transporting P-type ATPase has translation MEEPNLNHNQWHSLDNEHIFDELQSTEKGLSTEEAQKRLQEYGPNSLPPAQKRGPVKRFFAQMHNVLIYLLLAAAGVTAFLGEWLDTWVILGVVIINTFIGFIQEGKAEKALDAIRNMLSPQAQVLRDDKKTQIAADALVPGDVIILQSGDKVPADVRLFRARDLRIDEAMLTGESVPTEKQTGAVKADAAIGDRRGMAYSGTLATYGQGRGVVVGTGSQTEIGRINTMLAEVETITTPLLRKMDHFGRMLTIAILVLAAFSFVVGMLFQGYDLVENLLAAVSLAVAAIPEGLPAIMTITLALGVQRMARRNSIIRQLPAVETLGSVTVICSDKTGTLTRNEMTVKTIVTGGTNYDVDGVGYKPVGNICIGDQRARIEEHPSLEWMARVGLLCNDSYLEHENDDWRIYGDPTEGALLTLALKAGLDRKQEQGKFPRDDSIPFESDNRFMATLHHDHQGKSYVLVKGAPERLLEMCSQEEGDDGSAREVDHNYWQEQIKHIASRGQRTLALAYKEAPAEKQELKYDDVQEGLTFLGLVGIIDPPRNEAIEGVRLCQTAGIRVKMITGDHALTARAIGKELGIGDGEISLTGQDVENMNDEELSEAVMEVDIFARSSPEHKLRLVKALQAQGQIVSMTGDGVNDAPALKRADVGVAMGQKGTEVSKEASKMVLADDNFASIVDAVREGRTIYDNLKKAILFILPTNGGQAGAILVAILVGMAHMPITPVQILWVNMVTAVTLALVLAFDPPEKNVMNRPPRDPVEPLLSPFLIWRVAFVSMILVVGSLSMFQWGLEQPGMSLESARSAAINGLVVGQIFYLFSVRSIMDTSLNPQAIFGNAYAWVAVAAVVVLQGMFTYSPPMQHLFGTGPLDVYAWSRIIWIGIAIFMVVELEKLVWRKRIMKNGESSY, from the coding sequence ATGGAAGAGCCAAACCTGAACCACAACCAGTGGCATAGCCTGGACAACGAGCACATATTTGATGAGTTGCAAAGCACCGAGAAGGGTCTAAGCACGGAGGAAGCCCAAAAGCGATTGCAGGAGTACGGACCCAACAGCCTCCCTCCTGCCCAGAAGCGTGGTCCCGTAAAACGATTTTTTGCCCAGATGCACAATGTCCTCATCTACCTGCTGCTGGCAGCCGCCGGAGTGACGGCTTTCTTGGGAGAGTGGCTGGATACCTGGGTCATACTGGGTGTGGTGATCATCAATACGTTTATTGGTTTTATCCAGGAGGGCAAGGCGGAAAAGGCCCTGGATGCTATCCGCAATATGCTCTCCCCCCAGGCCCAGGTGCTGCGGGATGATAAGAAGACCCAGATCGCTGCCGATGCCCTGGTCCCAGGTGATGTCATCATACTGCAGTCAGGCGACAAGGTCCCAGCTGATGTGCGGCTCTTCCGCGCGCGGGACCTGAGAATCGACGAAGCCATGCTCACCGGAGAGTCCGTACCCACTGAAAAGCAGACCGGTGCGGTGAAAGCCGATGCCGCCATTGGAGATCGTCGCGGCATGGCTTACTCAGGCACCCTGGCAACCTATGGCCAGGGGCGGGGTGTGGTGGTGGGCACTGGTTCCCAGACAGAGATAGGGCGCATCAACACCATGCTGGCAGAGGTGGAAACCATTACCACCCCCTTGCTGCGCAAGATGGACCATTTTGGGCGTATGTTGACCATAGCCATACTGGTACTGGCGGCATTCTCTTTTGTAGTGGGTATGCTCTTTCAGGGGTACGACTTGGTGGAAAATCTGCTGGCAGCGGTCAGTCTGGCGGTGGCTGCTATTCCGGAGGGGCTACCTGCCATCATGACGATCACTCTGGCCCTGGGAGTGCAGCGCATGGCGCGGCGCAACTCTATTATCCGCCAGCTGCCGGCTGTGGAAACTTTGGGTTCGGTAACCGTCATCTGTTCTGACAAAACCGGCACCCTGACCCGCAATGAAATGACCGTGAAGACCATTGTCACCGGTGGAACCAACTACGACGTTGATGGTGTTGGCTACAAGCCCGTTGGGAATATCTGTATCGGCGACCAACGGGCTCGCATCGAGGAGCACCCCTCACTGGAGTGGATGGCCCGCGTTGGCCTGCTGTGCAATGACTCTTACCTGGAACATGAAAACGATGACTGGCGCATTTACGGTGATCCCACCGAAGGCGCTCTTTTGACGCTTGCTCTTAAGGCGGGCCTCGACCGCAAACAGGAGCAGGGGAAATTCCCTCGCGATGACTCCATTCCCTTTGAGTCGGATAACCGCTTTATGGCAACCCTGCACCACGACCACCAGGGCAAAAGCTATGTTCTGGTTAAGGGCGCTCCAGAGCGATTGCTGGAAATGTGCTCTCAGGAAGAGGGCGATGACGGTTCGGCCCGTGAAGTGGATCATAACTACTGGCAGGAACAGATCAAGCATATTGCCAGCCGGGGGCAGCGCACCCTGGCCCTGGCCTACAAAGAGGCTCCCGCCGAAAAACAGGAGCTCAAATATGACGATGTGCAGGAAGGTCTCACCTTCCTGGGGCTGGTTGGCATTATCGACCCACCCCGTAATGAAGCCATTGAAGGGGTGCGCCTCTGCCAGACTGCCGGAATTCGGGTCAAGATGATTACCGGTGATCACGCCCTCACCGCTCGCGCCATCGGCAAGGAGCTGGGAATAGGCGATGGGGAAATCTCCCTGACTGGCCAGGACGTGGAAAACATGAATGACGAGGAGCTGTCAGAGGCGGTCATGGAAGTCGATATCTTTGCTCGTTCGAGTCCAGAGCACAAGCTGCGACTGGTTAAAGCACTGCAAGCCCAGGGGCAGATCGTCTCTATGACTGGTGACGGTGTTAACGATGCTCCAGCTCTCAAGCGGGCTGATGTGGGGGTCGCCATGGGCCAGAAGGGGACCGAAGTCTCCAAGGAAGCTTCAAAAATGGTGCTGGCAGATGACAACTTTGCCTCGATTGTCGATGCCGTGCGTGAAGGCCGCACCATTTACGACAACCTCAAAAAGGCCATACTCTTTATCCTGCCCACCAATGGTGGCCAGGCTGGTGCCATACTTGTGGCCATATTGGTGGGCATGGCCCATATGCCCATAACCCCGGTGCAGATTCTGTGGGTGAACATGGTTACCGCTGTAACCCTGGCCCTGGTACTGGCCTTTGATCCACCGGAAAAGAACGTCATGAACCGACCGCCCCGAGATCCGGTCGAACCCTTACTCTCCCCCTTTCTCATCTGGAGGGTGGCGTTTGTTTCGATGATCCTGGTAGTCGGCAGCCTCAGCATGTTCCAGTGGGGGCTGGAGCAGCCAGGAATGAGTCTTGAAAGCGCCCGCAGCGCCGCCATCAATGGCCTGGTAGTAGGGCAAATTTTCTACCTCTTCAGCGTGCGCAGCATAATGGATACCAGCCTCAACCCCCAGGCCATTTTTGGCAATGCCTACGCCTGGGTAGCGGTGGCGGCAGTGGTGGTCTTGCAAGGCATGTTCACCTACTCTCCTCCCATGCAGCACCTCTTTGGCACCGGTCCCCTGGATGTTTACGCCTGGTCCCGTATCATCTGGATTGGCATTGCTATCTTTATGGTAGTGGAGCTAGAGAAGTTGGTTTGGCGCAAGCGAATCATGAAAAATGGTGAGTCGTCATACTGA
- a CDS encoding complex I subunit 5 family protein, whose translation MAFALGTPFKRLALSLVPLAALPALAMGLLLPNYQVHLDWLLLGSQIGVHDLNRPFLLLASLLWLLAAMFARSWMAHDTNAKRFYLYFLLTMTGNLGAILAQDILTFYTLFALMTFSAFGLIIHDGKESSLRAGKVYLVLALVGEVLLLMALFTIGLRLGNVPLHQLTEFYGTLDNPHLTASLILAGFAIKMGAVPLHVWLALAHPCAPVPASAVLSGIIIKTGLLGWLQFLPMGGDVNLQTLGWVVIGSGFLTTFVGALLGVVQYKAKTVLAYSSISQMGLVSVLVGVALLLPQHWPTLVGIICLFALHHGLAKSALFLGVGAVSHGGQPLRWLIALPALALAGLPLTTGALAKGGMKEVFYLLPELPIAPWLLSASSILTTLLMVRFLYLVWPRQVDSVAFNRSHLAWILNIALVVSLPWWWAQQHAPIAVNSSWQSGAVGEGLLLVTGGVFLGYALWKSCSSIPAPLRIPEGDLVNPISGIIHYVVLWIVLHRGDLTLTGGNRKLTATRPQWLGPALKHTELFLRTTIIVGVLMVGLMAGLFVLL comes from the coding sequence ATGGCTTTCGCTTTGGGTACACCCTTTAAGCGCCTGGCGCTTTCCCTGGTGCCGCTGGCAGCCCTGCCAGCCCTGGCGATGGGGCTGCTGCTGCCCAACTACCAGGTTCACCTGGACTGGCTGCTGCTGGGAAGCCAAATTGGCGTTCACGACCTCAATCGCCCTTTCCTGCTGCTAGCTTCGTTGCTGTGGCTACTGGCTGCCATGTTTGCTCGCAGCTGGATGGCTCATGACACCAACGCCAAGCGCTTCTACCTCTACTTTCTCCTCACTATGACCGGCAACCTGGGAGCTATCCTGGCCCAGGATATACTGACCTTTTACACCCTCTTTGCCCTTATGACATTCAGTGCCTTTGGCCTGATTATACACGACGGCAAGGAAAGCTCTCTGCGTGCAGGCAAGGTTTACCTGGTTCTGGCTTTAGTGGGGGAAGTGCTCCTGCTGATGGCCCTATTTACTATTGGCCTGCGCCTGGGCAATGTGCCACTGCACCAGCTCACCGAATTCTATGGAACCCTGGATAACCCCCACCTCACTGCGAGCCTCATTCTGGCAGGATTTGCCATCAAGATGGGAGCAGTGCCGCTGCACGTCTGGCTGGCCTTGGCACATCCCTGCGCTCCAGTCCCCGCCAGTGCGGTTCTCAGTGGTATCATCATCAAGACCGGGTTGCTTGGCTGGCTGCAATTCCTGCCTATGGGTGGAGATGTCAATCTCCAGACTCTGGGCTGGGTCGTGATTGGCTCAGGATTCCTCACCACTTTTGTTGGTGCCCTGCTTGGTGTTGTGCAGTACAAGGCAAAAACCGTACTCGCCTACTCCAGCATCAGCCAGATGGGGCTGGTATCCGTGCTGGTGGGAGTTGCCCTGCTCTTGCCACAACACTGGCCCACATTGGTAGGTATTATCTGCCTTTTCGCCCTGCACCACGGCCTGGCCAAGTCCGCTCTCTTTCTGGGCGTAGGAGCGGTGAGTCACGGAGGGCAACCGCTGCGCTGGCTGATAGCCCTGCCAGCCCTGGCTCTGGCTGGTCTTCCGCTTACCACTGGAGCCCTGGCCAAAGGAGGCATGAAGGAAGTCTTCTACCTTCTGCCTGAGCTGCCTATTGCCCCCTGGCTCCTGTCAGCCAGCAGCATCCTGACGACCCTGCTCATGGTCCGTTTTCTCTATTTAGTATGGCCCCGCCAGGTAGACAGCGTGGCCTTCAACCGTAGCCATTTAGCGTGGATACTTAATATTGCCTTGGTGGTCTCTTTGCCCTGGTGGTGGGCACAACAGCACGCACCAATTGCTGTCAACAGCAGCTGGCAAAGTGGAGCCGTAGGAGAAGGACTGCTCCTGGTAACCGGTGGGGTATTCTTGGGCTATGCTCTATGGAAAAGCTGTTCCAGCATTCCTGCCCCCCTGCGCATCCCGGAAGGTGACCTGGTGAATCCAATCAGCGGAATCATTCACTATGTCGTGCTGTGGATTGTGCTGCATCGCGGCGACTTAACCCTAACGGGGGGAAACCGTAAACTTACAGCAACCCGACCGCAGTGGCTGGGCCCAGCCCTGAAACACACTGAGCTGTTTTTGCGAACCACCATCATTGTGGGCGTATTGATGGTTGGTTTAATGGCGGGCCTGTTTGTTTTATTATAA
- a CDS encoding TAXI family TRAP transporter solute-binding subunit → MKWFAFLIVTLAVAVAGCGDQSSEEGARPSSMTIGAASIGGAYYVYAGGWSQVIERHVGIPTGVEVTGGPNHNMQLVHMGDLELGMVTMGPAYEAWHGLEDWTNGIEHRNVRVIFPMYNTYSQWWATERSGITSVDDLAGKRVGAGPQGGTAGTYHPRILRLLGVDATVRHAGLSDLVGQHMDGQLDANSFAAGLPVGGVLEMANQRRITMFGIDGEQRDRVVEEWPFWSATVIPADAYDFIDEDVETIGIYNMAIANKDLDDDLVYEIVKSVLENNDAMMRAHSAARETLAENITNNTWMWMHPGAIRYFEEQGIELHPDVYPPEYQR, encoded by the coding sequence TTGAAATGGTTTGCATTCCTCATCGTGACCTTGGCGGTTGCGGTTGCAGGTTGCGGTGATCAGAGTTCGGAGGAGGGAGCACGTCCTTCATCCATGACAATTGGCGCAGCCTCCATTGGTGGCGCGTACTACGTTTATGCTGGTGGCTGGTCACAGGTGATCGAGCGCCACGTGGGCATCCCCACGGGTGTTGAGGTAACCGGCGGCCCGAACCACAACATGCAGCTGGTTCACATGGGTGACCTGGAGCTGGGAATGGTAACCATGGGTCCGGCCTACGAAGCCTGGCACGGTCTGGAAGACTGGACCAACGGTATTGAGCATCGCAATGTACGCGTTATCTTCCCCATGTACAACACGTACTCCCAGTGGTGGGCGACTGAGCGCTCCGGCATCACCAGTGTTGACGACCTGGCTGGCAAGCGCGTAGGCGCTGGTCCCCAGGGCGGAACTGCCGGCACCTACCACCCTCGCATTCTGCGCCTGCTGGGTGTTGACGCCACTGTGCGCCACGCTGGTCTGAGTGACCTGGTTGGTCAGCACATGGACGGACAGCTTGATGCCAACAGCTTTGCCGCCGGTCTGCCCGTTGGTGGCGTACTTGAGATGGCTAATCAGCGTCGCATCACCATGTTCGGCATTGATGGCGAGCAGCGTGACCGGGTTGTCGAAGAGTGGCCCTTCTGGAGTGCTACTGTGATTCCTGCTGATGCCTACGACTTCATTGACGAAGACGTTGAAACCATTGGTATCTACAACATGGCCATTGCCAACAAAGACCTGGATGACGACCTGGTTTACGAGATCGTTAAATCAGTTCTGGAGAACAACGACGCCATGATGCGTGCCCACAGTGCTGCCCGCGAAACTTTGGCAGAAAACATTACCAACAACACTTGGATGTGGATGCACCCCGGCGCCATTCGCTACTTTGAAGAGCAGGGCATCGAGCTCCACCCCGACGTTTACCCTCCCGAGTACCAGCGCTAA
- a CDS encoding TRAP transporter permease: protein MSEKNKKDPQQKDSTTGGAQPLNDPTVGFEKEERINLDVDAEVELSAQRNIEGWLGKTISVAAAAIAALHIYSLVFYPIDPWVFRMFHIMTLSVLGFLLLPGSVKSSRVKPSIVDWTFAGLSVAVGVYIIMNYQVLMFRFGVMPVGADFYIALIGTLLVLEIARRASGWALPILSAVFIAYSFLGPYMPGVLGHRGYSPERFFTYIYGMDGVFSVPIAISSKYIIIFIIFSAFLTVSGVGRYFVEWAFSVSGHLRGGPAKVAILASALMGTMNGTSAGNAVATGSLTIPLMRKVGYKPKFAAATEAVASTGGQIMPPIMGAGVFIMAEMTGIPYQTIMIAGILPAILYFASAYFMVDKEASKLNLHGVPRRLLPPLGDVMKRAYMFLPIIILFGMLMGGMSVIRSGFFAIIAALVISWLNRETRMGFKATFKALEQGAKGTIQLMAVCAAAGIIMGVIALTGIGLKFSSLLLGIAGTSEFLAMFFAMIISIVLGMGMPTTAAYAVAASVVAPGLISMGIEPLLAHFFVFYFACVSAITPPVALAAYAASAISGSDPMKTGYTSFRLGIAAYIVPFMFFYAPDLLMNPDMMALAGSNVFDVALRFGTALLGIFALSSAVQSWYFGHVVRWQQFILFPAALLLVSPNHLLDLTGLGLLVLVYILGRKRLKPIAPTSPDQQSTAQRTAQEES, encoded by the coding sequence ATGAGTGAAAAGAACAAAAAAGACCCACAACAGAAGGATTCCACTACCGGGGGAGCACAACCCCTGAACGATCCTACGGTTGGGTTTGAGAAGGAAGAGCGCATCAATCTTGATGTTGACGCCGAGGTGGAGCTCAGTGCTCAACGCAACATTGAAGGCTGGCTGGGCAAGACCATCTCGGTCGCCGCGGCAGCTATTGCGGCGCTGCACATCTACAGCCTGGTCTTCTACCCCATAGACCCCTGGGTCTTCCGCATGTTCCACATCATGACCCTCTCGGTGCTTGGCTTCCTGTTGCTGCCGGGGAGCGTGAAGTCCTCCCGCGTCAAGCCGAGTATTGTTGACTGGACTTTTGCGGGTCTCAGTGTCGCCGTGGGTGTCTACATTATTATGAACTACCAGGTGCTCATGTTCCGCTTCGGGGTCATGCCCGTTGGTGCCGATTTCTACATCGCACTGATAGGAACATTGCTGGTACTGGAGATAGCGCGCCGCGCCAGTGGCTGGGCACTACCCATTCTCAGTGCCGTCTTTATTGCCTACTCCTTCCTCGGCCCCTACATGCCTGGGGTGCTTGGACACCGCGGCTACAGCCCAGAGCGATTCTTTACCTACATCTACGGTATGGACGGCGTGTTCAGTGTCCCCATTGCCATCTCCTCCAAGTATATCATCATCTTTATCATCTTCAGCGCCTTCCTCACTGTTTCCGGTGTGGGTCGCTACTTCGTCGAATGGGCTTTCTCTGTCAGTGGCCACCTGCGCGGCGGTCCGGCCAAAGTGGCCATTCTCGCCAGTGCTCTGATGGGAACCATGAACGGAACCTCTGCCGGTAATGCTGTTGCCACCGGCAGCCTGACCATTCCCCTGATGCGCAAAGTTGGGTACAAACCAAAATTTGCCGCCGCCACCGAGGCGGTTGCCTCCACCGGGGGGCAGATCATGCCGCCCATCATGGGGGCCGGGGTCTTCATTATGGCTGAGATGACCGGCATCCCCTATCAGACCATCATGATCGCTGGCATACTGCCTGCCATCCTCTACTTCGCCTCCGCCTACTTCATGGTGGACAAAGAGGCCAGCAAACTGAACCTCCATGGGGTTCCTCGCCGTCTGCTGCCGCCCCTTGGCGATGTGATGAAGCGGGCCTACATGTTCCTGCCCATTATTATCCTCTTTGGCATGCTGATGGGCGGCATGTCCGTTATTCGCTCCGGCTTCTTCGCCATTATTGCTGCACTGGTAATCAGCTGGCTGAACCGGGAGACCCGCATGGGCTTCAAGGCCACCTTCAAGGCACTGGAGCAAGGTGCCAAAGGAACCATTCAGCTCATGGCCGTCTGTGCCGCTGCCGGTATCATCATGGGGGTTATCGCCCTTACCGGAATCGGGCTGAAGTTCTCCTCGCTGCTGCTGGGTATTGCCGGTACCAGTGAGTTCCTGGCCATGTTCTTCGCCATGATCATCTCCATTGTACTAGGGATGGGTATGCCCACCACAGCCGCCTACGCTGTAGCCGCATCAGTTGTGGCACCGGGTCTGATCAGTATGGGCATTGAGCCCCTGTTGGCCCACTTCTTCGTCTTCTACTTCGCCTGCGTATCGGCAATCACGCCTCCTGTGGCACTGGCCGCCTACGCCGCCTCCGCCATCAGCGGCTCCGACCCCATGAAGACCGGTTACACCTCGTTCCGTCTGGGGATTGCCGCCTACATCGTGCCGTTCATGTTCTTCTATGCTCCCGACCTGCTCATGAACCCCGACATGATGGCCCTGGCCGGCAGCAATGTCTTCGACGTGGCTCTGCGCTTTGGTACCGCCCTGCTGGGTATCTTCGCTCTCTCCTCGGCTGTACAGTCCTGGTACTTCGGGCATGTAGTGCGCTGGCAACAGTTTATCCTGTTCCCCGCAGCTCTGCTCCTGGTATCGCCCAACCACCTGCTGGATCTCACTGGTCTTGGTCTGCTGGTTCTGGTGTACATCCTGGGCCGCAAGCGCCTCAAGCCAATAGCTCCGACATCTCCCGATCAGCAGTCGACCGCCCAGCGGACGGCACAGGAAGAAAGTTAA
- the gatB gene encoding Asp-tRNA(Asn)/Glu-tRNA(Gln) amidotransferase subunit GatB, with translation MKYETVIGLEIHAQVLTHSKIFCGCSTQVGQQANSHTCPVCLGMPGALPVLNRKVVDYTIKTGLAISAAINKFSQFARKNYFYPDLPKGYQISQYEEPIVGEGHIIIDLPDGETKRIGIERIHMEEDAGKSIHGSSIGKPGSSYIDLNRAGTPLMEIVSHPDMRGPEEARAYLEKLKTILRYLEVSDCNMEEGSLRCDVNISLRPAGQEKLGTKAEIKNMNSFRNVGRAIEYEMKRQAQILDEGGTIVQETRLYDPEKNVTVSMRSKEEAHDYRYFPEPDLIPVNLTDDWIDSLKGTLPELPDAKKERFVEQYGIPAYDAGVLCSDKYVANYYEEAVKAHPSNAKAVSNWVMGDVLRVLKERKQDIGEFDIPAAHIGKMVSMIDKKTISGKIAKTVFEYMCEAPKDPEVIVKEKGLVQVVDEGAIREIVQQVIDSNPGPVEQFRGGQEKVLGFLVGQTMKASKGKANPEMVNQLLREMLG, from the coding sequence ATGAAATACGAGACGGTTATCGGCCTTGAAATTCACGCCCAGGTTCTTACTCACTCCAAGATCTTCTGCGGATGCAGTACTCAGGTGGGGCAACAGGCCAACTCCCATACCTGTCCGGTTTGCTTGGGAATGCCAGGAGCTTTGCCAGTGCTCAACCGCAAGGTTGTGGACTATACTATCAAGACAGGTCTGGCTATCAGTGCGGCCATCAACAAATTCTCCCAGTTTGCCCGCAAAAACTATTTTTACCCCGATTTACCAAAGGGTTACCAGATATCCCAGTATGAAGAACCCATTGTTGGGGAGGGGCACATTATCATTGATTTGCCTGACGGCGAGACCAAGCGTATCGGCATTGAGCGAATCCATATGGAGGAAGATGCGGGCAAGTCTATTCATGGCTCCAGCATCGGCAAGCCGGGCAGCTCGTATATTGACCTCAACCGCGCCGGCACGCCCTTGATGGAAATAGTGTCTCATCCTGATATGCGAGGCCCGGAAGAGGCGCGCGCCTACCTGGAAAAACTTAAGACTATTCTGCGCTACCTGGAAGTTTCTGATTGCAACATGGAAGAAGGGTCCCTGCGGTGTGATGTCAATATATCGTTGCGTCCGGCAGGGCAAGAGAAGTTGGGCACCAAGGCAGAGATCAAAAATATGAATTCATTTCGTAATGTCGGGAGGGCTATTGAGTACGAAATGAAGCGTCAAGCCCAGATTCTGGACGAGGGTGGCACCATAGTGCAGGAGACTCGCCTGTACGATCCTGAGAAAAATGTGACCGTATCCATGCGTAGCAAAGAGGAAGCCCACGACTACCGCTACTTCCCTGAGCCGGATTTGATACCCGTTAACCTGACAGACGATTGGATTGATTCTCTTAAAGGCACTCTTCCTGAGCTGCCTGACGCCAAGAAGGAGCGCTTTGTGGAGCAGTATGGTATACCCGCTTATGACGCCGGGGTGCTGTGCTCTGACAAGTATGTGGCCAACTACTACGAAGAGGCTGTAAAGGCTCATCCTTCTAACGCCAAAGCTGTTTCCAACTGGGTCATGGGGGATGTGCTGCGCGTGCTGAAAGAGCGAAAGCAGGATATTGGTGAGTTTGACATACCTGCCGCTCATATTGGCAAAATGGTCAGTATGATTGACAAGAAGACTATTAGCGGGAAAATTGCCAAAACCGTTTTTGAGTATATGTGTGAAGCACCAAAAGATCCGGAAGTTATTGTCAAGGAGAAGGGGTTGGTGCAAGTGGTGGATGAAGGCGCCATCAGGGAGATTGTACAGCAGGTGATTGACAGTAACCCCGGACCAGTGGAACAGTTCCGTGGTGGTCAGGAAAAAGTATTGGGCTTTTTGGTGGGCCAGACCATGAAGGCCAGTAAAGGCAAAGCCAATCCGGAAATGGTGAATCAGTTGCTGCGGGAGATGCTTGGATAA
- a CDS encoding proton-conducting transporter membrane subunit, translating into MSAIYTLLPLWILLTPLLTAIVIFALGERRQRTRIIVNISAALLKLVLVVAMLWGVQEGHYFGFTLQILPGMSLDLFADGFTMLFLVLSAILWLITTIYAIAYLEHAPKRCRFFGFFSLCMAATMGIATAANLFTFFIFYELLTLSTYPLVVHRGTEKAMRGGKIYLTYTLAGGVLLLLGMVWLKSLGGSLYFVEGGTIGFLVAEYTWQLRFIFLLMIIGVGVKSALVPFHGWLPEAMVAPAPVSALLHAVAVVKAGAFGVVRIVHDVFGVPAVRMLDMATLLVIFAALTIVYGSVKALTQTDIKKRLAYSTVSQVSYITLGIAMGSPLAAIGGLVHLMHQGLMKITLFFCAGNLAETYEINRVDQVDGIARRMPWTMGAFTLAALGMIGVPPVAGFISKWYLGLGSLESGYGWVIGVLVASTLLNAAYFLPVIYRAWFLPPSWDWPQAKELGFRHETHLGLLVPTIITALLALTAGIFAGLAYSPKGWVEFIVARLVM; encoded by the coding sequence ATGAGCGCTATTTACACCCTGCTACCGCTGTGGATTTTGCTTACTCCCCTGTTGACAGCCATTGTCATCTTCGCACTGGGCGAACGCCGTCAACGCACCCGCATCATCGTCAATATTTCAGCCGCACTGCTGAAGCTTGTGCTGGTAGTGGCTATGCTGTGGGGAGTGCAAGAGGGCCACTACTTTGGTTTTACCCTGCAGATTTTACCGGGGATGTCCCTGGACCTCTTTGCCGATGGCTTCACCATGCTTTTCCTGGTACTTTCCGCCATCCTGTGGCTCATCACAACCATTTACGCCATTGCCTACCTGGAGCATGCTCCAAAGCGCTGCCGTTTCTTCGGCTTTTTCAGCCTTTGCATGGCAGCTACCATGGGAATTGCCACGGCAGCCAACCTCTTTACCTTTTTTATCTTTTATGAGCTGCTGACCCTCTCCACCTACCCCTTGGTGGTACACCGGGGAACGGAAAAAGCAATGCGAGGCGGCAAGATATACCTTACCTACACCCTGGCTGGCGGTGTCCTGTTACTGTTGGGCATGGTATGGCTCAAGTCTTTGGGAGGCAGCCTTTATTTTGTAGAAGGGGGAACCATAGGCTTTCTTGTGGCAGAATACACCTGGCAGCTACGCTTTATCTTCTTGCTGATGATCATCGGCGTAGGGGTAAAATCAGCTTTGGTTCCCTTTCACGGCTGGCTGCCGGAAGCCATGGTGGCACCGGCGCCGGTAAGTGCCCTGCTCCACGCGGTAGCCGTTGTTAAGGCCGGGGCTTTTGGCGTGGTACGCATTGTGCACGATGTTTTTGGCGTACCTGCGGTGAGAATGCTGGATATGGCTACGCTGCTGGTTATCTTTGCCGCTCTGACTATTGTGTACGGCTCCGTCAAGGCCTTGACTCAGACTGATATCAAAAAACGGCTGGCGTACTCCACTGTCAGCCAGGTCTCCTATATTACCTTGGGGATAGCTATGGGCAGCCCCCTGGCAGCTATTGGCGGCCTGGTACATCTGATGCACCAGGGACTCATGAAGATCACGCTCTTTTTCTGCGCTGGTAACCTGGCGGAAACCTACGAAATCAATCGGGTGGACCAGGTAGATGGCATTGCTCGACGAATGCCCTGGACCATGGGGGCCTTTACGCTAGCGGCGCTGGGTATGATCGGAGTGCCACCCGTCGCCGGCTTTATCAGCAAATGGTACCTGGGTCTTGGCAGCCTGGAGTCAGGATATGGGTGGGTCATTGGCGTTCTGGTTGCCAGCACCTTGCTGAATGCCGCCTACTTTCTGCCAGTTATCTATCGGGCCTGGTTCCTCCCTCCCTCCTGGGACTGGCCCCAAGCAAAAGAGCTTGGATTTCGCCATGAAACTCACCTGGGGCTTCTCGTCCCAACTATAATCACGGCCCTGCTGGCATTAACAGCGGGCATATTTGCCGGACTGGCCTATAGCCCAAAGGGCTGGGTAGAGTTTATCGTAGCAAGGTTGGTGATGTAA